A DNA window from Ctenopharyngodon idella isolate HZGC_01 chromosome 10, HZGC01, whole genome shotgun sequence contains the following coding sequences:
- the LOC127519935 gene encoding hepatic lectin-like — translation MNIPGKHRMDREDEKEMNIYANADPINSFDVRTETENSDTKRHQTPQHTGSDSVKIRSSRAALVCLVLLCVLLLIAVIVLGVQLSTNNSTNYTEERNELLTNNTNLTEERDQLLTRNMQLTKERDGLSSNNQDLIKQRDQLNKEKTELSKMDGWIYYQSSFYFISSESKSWTESRRYCTERGADLIIINNTEEQDFIMKMSCSKAAWIGLTDSDVEGTWKWVDGSTLTSGFWASGEPNSYKGKDEDCALSHSSGWADFPCNDHFLIICEKKIFNSVN, via the exons ATGAACATTCCTGGGAAACATAGGATGGACAGAGAAGATGAAAAAGAGATGAATATCTATGCTAATGCTGATCCTATAAACAGTTTTGATGTCAGGACAGAAACAGAAAACTCAGACACCAAGAGACACCAAACTCCTCAACACACAG GAAGTGATAGTGTGAAGATCAGAAGCTCCAGAGCAGCTCTAGTGTGTTTGGTGCTGCTGTGTGTTCTTCTGCTGATCGCAGTCATAGTGCTGGGTGTCCAACTCTCtacaaacaacagcacaaactaCACAGAAGAGAGAAATGAGCTACTAACCAACAATACCAACCTTACTGAGGAGAGAGATCAGTTACTAACCAGGAACATGCAATTGacaaaagagagagatggaTTATCATCAAATAACCAGGACCTGATTAAACAAAGGGACCAGTTAAATAAGGAGAAAACTGAACTATCGAAAATGG ATGGATGGATTTATTATCAATCCAGTTTTTACTTCATTTCCTCTGAGAGCAAGAGCTGGACTGAGAGCAGAAGATACTGTACAGAGAGAGGAGCAGATCTGATCATCATAaacaacacagaggaacaa gattttattatgaaaatgtcaTGTAGTAAGGCTGCCTGGATTGGTCTGACTGACAGTGATGTGGAGGGCACATGGAAATGGGTTGATGGCAGCACATTGACCTCTGG GTTCTGGGCATCTGGTGAGCCTAATAGCTACAAAGGAAAAGATGAAGACTGTGCTTTATCTCATTCATCAGGATGGGCTGATTTTCCATGCAATGATCATTTTTTGATTATCTGTGAGAAGAAAATTTTTAATTCAGTCAATTAA